A part of Octopus sinensis linkage group LG7, ASM634580v1, whole genome shotgun sequence genomic DNA contains:
- the LOC115213941 gene encoding zinc finger protein 260-like has protein sequence MEETVSKCQDNDEPKPEAKVPRLRLTKKFYTCSICLLIFSDADSLTNHKNIHNEKKPYHCDICGKTFSDNSKLTRHKCTYSIEKPFHCDVCSKRYSRNDNLKRHKRIHSGIKPSRCDVCGKTFYSSESFAAHKRIHTEEKPYRCNICGELFSETKALSVHKRVHVNEKPYQCDVCGKSFSQNGYLTYHKLIHTGEKPYQCDICTKTFSRNDYLKRHLRIHTGVKPYECDVCGKRFSGSGHLTCHKRIHTGKKPYQCDVCGKSFSTSGNLTSHKRIHSDEKPYQCEVCHKSFSQSGHLSNHRNIHTGEKPYHCDVCGKAFSISGDLSRHKRIHTIEKPFQCDVCGKKFTVIENLTSHKNIHSDKPHPCDICGKIFSRKRYLIRHKHIHSGEKPYRCDICGKAFTRNGYLTSHKLIHSGEKPYQCEICSKTFSRNDYLRCHKRIHTGEKPYECDVCGKAFSQSGDLTRHKHIHSGEKPYQCDVCGKKFARGRYLIKHKHIHTASSYHCDTSGKDFAGGENSADDHFYAGEKLHQCDVCGKIFAQKRYLIRHKHIHSGEKPYHCDTCGKTFSRNEYLTLHKRIHTREKSYQCDICNKAFSANIILTIHKRIHTGEKPYHCEICGKTFSHKTTLNIHQHVHAVE, from the coding sequence ATGGAGGAGACAGTAAGTAAATGTCAAGATAATGATGAACCAAAACCTGAAGCTAAAGTGCCACGATTACGTTTAACAAAGAAATTCTATACGTGCAGCATATGTTTACTCATATTCTCTGATGCTGATAGTTTGACTAATCACAAGAATATCCACAATGaaaaaaaaccatatcactgtgacatctgtggtaaaacCTTCTCAGACAATTCTAAATTAACTCGCCATAAATGTACATATTCAATAGAGAAACCATTCCATTGTGATGTCTGTAGTAAAAGATATTCTCGCAATGATAATCTGAAACGTCACAAACGAATACACTCAGGAATAAAACCAAGCCGCTGTGACGTTTGTGGTAAGACATTCTACTCCAGTGAAAGTTTTGCAgcccataaacgtattcatacggaaGAGAAACCTTATCGTTGCAATATCTGTGgtgagttattttctgaaacTAAAGCATTATCTGTTCATAAACGTGTTCATGTCAATGAGAAGCCATACCAGTGTGATGtgtgtggcaaatcattctcccAAAATGGATATTTAACTTATCATAAACTTATTCACACTGGGGAGAAACCGtaccagtgtgatatctgtacTAAAACGTTCTCTCGGAATGATTATTTGAAACGTCAtctacgtattcatactggggtaaaaccatatgaatgtgatgtctgtggtaaaagATTCTCTGGAAGTGGACATCTGACATGTCATAAGCGAATACACACAGGTAAGAAACCATAccaatgtgatgtctgtggtaaatcgttctcaaCAAGTGGAAATTTAActtctcataaacgtattcattcaGATGAGAAACCATACCAGTGTGAAGTCTGTcacaaatcattttctcaaagtggACATTTAAGCAATCATCGAaatattcacacaggtgagaaaccatatcactgtgatgtctgtggcaaAGCATTCTCTATAAGTGGAGATTTATctcgtcacaaacgtattcacactatTGAGAAACCTTTccagtgtgatgtctgtggtaaaaaGTTCACTGTAATTGAAAATTTAACCTCTCATAAAAATATTCACTCAGATAAACCACAcccgtgtgatatctgtggtaaaatatTTTCGCGGAAGAGATATTTAATTAGGCATAAACATATTCACTCAGGGGAAAAACCATACcgctgtgatatatgtggtaaagcTTTTACTCGAAATGGGtatttaacttctcacaaacttattcattcgggagagaaaccatatcagtgtgagaTCTGTAGCAAAACATTCTCTCGCAATGATTATTTGAgatgtcacaaacgtattcatacaggggaaaaaccttatgagtgtgatgtttgtggtaaagcattctctcaaagtggagaTTTAACTcgtcacaaacacattcactcaggtgaaaaaccataccaGTGTGATgtatgtggtaaaaagtttgcacGGGGGAGATATTTAATTAAGCACAAACATATCCACACTGCAAGTTCTTATCATTGTGATACCTCTGGTAAAGATTTTGCAGGAGGTGAAAATTCAGCTGACGATCATTTTTATGCTGGTGAAAAACTACACCAATGTGATGTCTGTGGGAAAATATTCGCACAGAAGAGATATTTaatcagacacaaacatattcattcaggtgagaaaccataccattgtgatacttgtggtaaaacattttctcgCAACGAGTATCTGACtcttcacaaacgtattcacacaagAGAAAAATCCTATCAGTGTGACATCTGCAATAAAGCGTTCTCTGCAAATATCATTTTAACTATTCATAAACGCATCcacacaggggaaaaaccataccattgcgaaatctgtggtaaaacattttcacATAAAACAACTTTGAATATTCACCAGCATGTTCATGCAGTAGAATAA